The region TGGTGAGCCACGGGCTGCTCACCGCGACCGCGGTCGAGCGCCTGGCCGAGAGCCGGATCGAGCGCCTCTTCATCACCGACACGGTCGAGACCCAGCCGGTGG is a window of Acidimicrobiia bacterium DNA encoding:
- a CDS encoding ribose-phosphate pyrophosphokinase yields the protein VSHGLLTATAVERLAESRIERLFITDTVETQPVALPEKVEVISVAALFGEAIRRIHRRESISILFE